One Bombus affinis isolate iyBomAffi1 chromosome 18, iyBomAffi1.2, whole genome shotgun sequence genomic window, TCATAATGATATAataagaaatatgaaaaaatgatACCTTTTAACTTGGTAATTCACTATCAGTTGAACGATGTCAAATGATGATCATTCgggctttttatttattacggaACGTCATTAAGGGATGGGAAAGAAGAGTGGCATGTATGAAAATTATAACTAAACGGCCACCATTATGTGTTTTATCTTCGGAAGAATCAGTTTTTATTACTTTAGAAATAAACgtcttattttttaatatatacataaaatgtcttttaaatacatatatccAATTTATTTGATTTAATTTATATCTTGGGAAATAATGACGTAAAAAGAATTCGGCTTCGGCAAAAATGTACTCCGCTTGCACCATTCAATTCTTCGTATCCATCACACaataaatttgacaaattaaagttgaaatatctCTCAAACCCCTTTTATATagggatttttatgcattaactaaagcataaaaattattatattaatatattatatgttatatattactatataatgtgtaatatttaatatatatcttAATGAATACATACTTTTAGTTTTGTTGCTGTTACTGAATTTACAGTTATTAAAGGGAAAGTTCGGTCATCGAGCTCACGCTGCTGAGCAGTTTGGGAACGATCATTGGATATATGGAAGGAATTATGGTTTATGACCTGCACGACCAAAATTTATATTCTCTGTTTGGAAcaaattctattctattcgcgAACAAAGATTCATAATGAAAGTATCCGTCAGAGAGATCGTTCTCTGCTACTTTATATTGTGAACAGTCCTTGAAGCTATTTGCGAAGTACTAGCAAGCAAGAGTTCTATTCGGAAACCAATTGGCGGGCAGTTTACGAACTCCAGTATCTGGCCAGTAATCAACGCTCTCAACTCTCTTTTAACAACTCTAACAACACTATCTCAACAACGCAATCcgcactctctgacttctcaactcatactgctgtTAATTCGTTCATCATTCCCTAGCAACCCCTTGCCTTTTGTCTTAGCCCGAGTACGCACATGCTCAGCAAACCGCTTATTTATAATTCGCATCTCcgcaaccgcttgtttataatttatactatagaaaccgcttgtttataatcCGCATAATACCCTCCAGGCCCCTCTTTCATGATACTACATTCGGTCACACCCGGCATTCCATATCTGTCCTCAGACGTGCTTTGACTGCAACTTCAGTCCAGGAACATCCTGCATCCCCTCGATCGCCACTAAATTTCCTGTCTTGTACGTTGTTGCCTCTTTACGCCTATTGTTAAATGTTCGTCTGTTTTTAGCTTGAATTTCCTCGATCCGTTTTTTTGCTTCTACGCGTAGCTGATCTCTTCTGATCGAAGTTATATAATAATCATATTCCTTCGCATTAAACGAATCAGCCAATAATGTGGAATATCTAAATTCTATCATCGCGATTATAAAATTCGTATGAAAATCCTGACCAATTAAGTACATGATGAATGCGCCACCTCCAAAACCACATTCGTCACCTTTGAGAAAACAAGCGGCAGAGGTTCCTCTACTATCGCAGTCCCCGAAGGTACTAAGGTCATCAACGGATATAAATGAACTCCACGAACACCAAACAGATGAAAATGTTTAGTTGCCCGTTTAAGTATTCCCGTCAAAACAAGGATATTAATATCATCCCCTATCTCCAAAGCTACCGTTTTCACTGTCTTAATCATCTACATACCCTCCCTCATCGTCATTTTCTTCTTCTGTGATGTATCGTTATTTTCCATGGCCACTTGTAACCGCACGCGTAGTTCGGCCTTTTCTCCGTCATTTCTAGCCCCAAATTAGCGAGACGCACTCTCAACTCTTTCGTTTCGGCCTCTTTACGCCTCTTGTTAAACGTTCGTCTATTTTTAGCTTGAATTTCCTCGATCCGTTTCTTTGCCTGTACGCGTAGCTGATCTCATTCCTCCTAGAACATCATGGCCCACTCGTCTTCGATCATCTGCCTGATCTGCGGATCGTCACGCATTCTCATCTACGTTCCGAATATTACTTGGAATGGTACAACATTCGTACTTCTGCGAGGGATGCGTTCAAATACCTCTACGCTGTCTCTAAGTGTTTGAACCACTTGTCTGGTGTTGGCGCAGACAACTTCGTCAGTAGAGGAATAAGCGCCCGATTCACTCTTTCCACTTGACCGTTTGCCGTCGGAATTTCAATTCTAATCCAGACGTACTGTATACCTTTTTCAGTGCAATATTCCTCACAGGCAACGGCTGTGAATGCCATCCCGCGATCAGAGATAATTCTTCTCGGATTTCAGAAACTCACAGACTGCTCCCTCAAATGGCTAATAACCTCAGCTTTCTGTGCGTTTCCTAATTCTTGTTGGTGCCAGTTGACTCTTCACCGTCCGTCGATCCCTTAGGATTCGATTCCCCACTCCTACATGCTGGATCCAGCCTGACAATCACGCCTGATCTTGTTCCAGATATAGACAAATTCATCTGAGCAAGCTTACTCCTTAATTCCTCCAGTGTCAACTCATCGTCTCTTGGCAATTGTTCATCTTCAACGCTTGCCGTTATTCATAATGATTCAACTCGATTTCAATACAATTTTACAGTTATTACAAGAATAGTTCTATTAAACGTCCCGTTTTGTTTCCTGTTCAATCACCTGGATGAACCTCCGCTTGTAGTATCGTAAATAATTATGATTAGCTTCTTAATGacaaatggattaaacagaggttaattaaacagaaaacaGTAGTTATTAAACATGAACTAATTGCAAGCaatgtataataattaaaataacgaTAACTAATTAACAATTCTCGTCAACGCAAATTCAACTCTCTTTTAACAGCGCTAACAACATTAGCTCGACAACGCAATCCGCACTCTttgacttctcaactcatactatTGCTAATTCGTTTATCGTCCCCTAGCAACCCGTTGCCTTTTGTCTTAGCCCCAGTATACACATGCTCAGCAACCGATTATTTATAATTCGCACCTCAGCAACCGTTTGTTTATAACTTATACTTCAGGAACCGCTTGTTTACAATCTGCATAACACCCTCCAGGCCCCTCTTTCAtgatactacattcggccacACCCGGCATTCCACATTTGTCCTCAGATGTGCTTTGACTGCAACTCCAGTCCAGGAACATCCTGCATCCCCTCGATCGCCACTAAATCTCCTGTCTTGTACGTTGTAGCCTCTTTACGCCTATTGTTAAACGTTCGTCTGTTTTTAGCTTGAATTTCCTCGATCCGTTTCTTTGCCTGTACGCGTAGCTGATCTCATTCCCCCTAGAACATCATGGCCCACTCGTCTTCGATCATCTGCCTGATCTACGGATCCTCACGCATTCTCATCTAAGTTACGAATATTACTTGGAATGGTACAACATTCGTACTTCTGCGAGGGATGCATTCAAATACCTCTACGCTGTCTCTAAGTGTTTGAACCACTTGTCTGGTGTTGGTGCAGACAACTTCGTCAGTAGAGGAATACGCGTCCATTTCACTCTTTCCACTTGATCATTTGCCGTCGGAATTTCAGTTCTAGTCCAGACGTGCTGTATACCTTTTTCATTGCAATATTCCTCACAGGCAACGGCTGTGAATGTCGTCCCGCGATCAGAGATAATTCTTCTCGGATTTCAGAAACTCACAGACTGCTTCCTCAAATGGCTAATAACCTCAGCTTTCTGTGCGTTTCCTAATTCTTGTTGGTGCCAGTTGACTCTTCACCGTCCGTCGATCCCTTAGGATTCGATTCCCCACTCCTACATGCTGGATCCAGCCTGACAATCACGCCTGACCTTGTTCCAGATATAGACAAATTCATCTGAGCAAGCTTACTCCTTAATTCCTCCAGTGTCAACTCATCGTCTCTTGGCAATTGTTCATCTTCAACGCTTGCCATTATTCATAATGATTCAACTCGATTTCAATACAATTTTACAGTTATTACAAGAATAGTTCTATAAAACGTCCCGTTTTGTTTCGTGTTCAATCACCTGGATGAACCTCCGCTTGTAGTATCGTAAATAATTATGATTAGCTTCTTAATGacaaatggattaaacagaggttaattaaacagaaaacaGTAGTTATTAAACATGAACTAATTGCAAGCaatgtataataattaaaataacgaTAACTAATTAACAATTCTCGTCAACGCAAATTCAACTCTCTTTTAACAGCGCTAACAACATTAGCTCGACAACGCAATCCGCACTGTttgacttctcaactcatactatTGCTAATTCGTTTATCGTGCCCTAGCAACCCGTTGCCTTTTGTCTTAGCCCCAGTATACACATGCTCAGCAACCGATTATTTATAATTCGCACCTCAGCAACCGTTTGTTTATAACTTATACTTCAGGAACCGCTTGTTTGCAATCTGCATAACACCCTCCAGGCCCCTCTTTCAtgatactacattcggccacACCCGGCATTCCACATTTGTCCTCAGATGTGCTTTGACCGCAACTCCAGTCCAGGAACATCCTGCATCCCCTCGATCGCCACTAAATCTCCTGTCTTGTACGTTGTTGCCTCTTTACGCCTATTGTTAAACGTTCGTCTGTTTTTAGCTTGAATTTCCTCGATCCGTTTCTTTGCCTGTACGCGTAGCTGATCTCATTCCTCCTAGAACATCATGGCCCACTCGTCTTCGATCATCTGCCTGATCTGCGGATCGTCACGCATTCTCATCTACGTTCCGAATATTACTTGGAATGGTACAACATTCGTACTTCTGCGAGGGATGCGTTCAAATACCTCTACGCTGTCTCTAAGTGTTTGAACCACTTGTCTGGTGTTGGTGCAGACAACTTCGTCAGTAGAGGAATACGCGTCCATTTCACTCTTTCCACTTGACCATTTGCCGTCGGAATTTCAGTTCTAGTCCAGACGTGCTGTATACCTTTTTCATTGCAATATTCCTCACAGGCAACGGCTGTGAATGCCGTCTCGCGATCAGAGATAATTCTTCTCGGATTTCAGAAACTCGCAGACTGCTTTCTCAAGTGGCACATAGCTGCTGCTAAACTTGTTGACTTTGTGGAATACAACCAAGCGAACTTTATAAAGGGAGTATTCTAATCTAGAGGCATGAATTTCGGGCGGATTTTGATGCTCTGTCCAAACGAAacggaaaatatttttttatcattttgttattgatattttaagattacataacAAATTAACCAAAAAAACTCAAAATTCACAAAGTTATAAGCTGGCAAAGCGAGGAATTAAAAAAAACGGTGTCCTGGCGTGCATGATTTCAACCGTTTTAGTCATTTACAGCAAAAAAGCCGTGTGGATTCTTAATTAGTATAGATGCGGCTATAGCCTGAACCTTGAAAAAGTCAGAAATCTTCTGAAGAAAGTTTCCTTTTTGGCATGTTTTTTGGCAATTCAGAATTATtcaaaaatagtaaaattaagaattttcaTCTCAGCTAGGTTCAGGCGATAGAGGAATGTATAGGGAACATTCACACCAaacttcaaataaatcggtttaTTGGAACTCGAAATATCGTGCACGCCAACTCGAAAGAAGTAGTTTAGTAACGCCTTTAAAGTTTTAAGACTGTGGAAGCTTGGCCGAAGGTAGATAGTGCGAAATAATGAGAGCGAGTTATTGCTGTCGCAACTcgttatatatatttcgaataaataaGTAAACGTATGTACAACAAGTAATCCGAAACAGATACTCGATATAATATATCGCGGAGATACCCGTTAGCCCTACTAATCTCTGTCAATACTCGCTTGATACTGTACTATATTCTCTCTCGCCCGCAATCGCGTCAGTTTATTTGTACTGGCCGGGGGAGAGTCGGAATGttcaaattcgtcttcattcgacgagttgcatgtagcggcgacattgttttgcccggagtttatttgttCTTACATTACTTGTATTCGAACAGTCTtgaaaacaacaacatgatttgatttATCCTCTAGATCGTTTATTAAGAGAAACGTTTTTATTAAGTTAAACCGAGTATCTCCCCGTCGTCGTTACTTTTAAAAGTTGTCGATACATTCTGTGTCTGACAATTTACGGCTTCTTTTTTATCCGATACCTGCCTGATACCAGTCAGGAAAACGGACTCTTCGTCCGGATCTCGTAACGTACCTGTTCCTGATGTTTTCTTCCGCGGTTTGATCGTTGTTGTTTGAGCCGGTTCCATCGCGGGCGTTCGTTTGACCTATGGCAATCAGTATGTTACCAGAATCGGTGCTTTTTTCTTCTAAATCGTCCGATATAACAAACGCAGCTTTTAGTCGGTCGATGGAGACCGTTACGTCGCGATTATTTATTTTGATGGTGTAATTTTTGTTATGTCTTTTTATGACTTTAAAGGATCCGTCGAACTGAGGTTGTAAAAGGTCACCTATCGCGTCATCGCGCAAGAAAACGTAAGGCGAGGATTCTAATTCTTTGAAAGTGAATATTCTCTTTTCGCCATGACGCGTGCCCGGTTGTGGCCTGACCTTCTCCATCCGTTCTTCAAGCCAGTTCGCATATTCCGCATTGACCTGCTGCTCTGTTGACAAGAAGAATTCCGCCGATAGTCGTATGCTTGTTCCGTAAACCGTTTCAGCCGCCGTTGTGCTAAGATTCCCCATTATCGctgttcgtatgcctaataaaacGATTGGGAGAATTTCGACCCAGTTGCTCGTGTCGTAACGCTTAATCGCTGCCTTTAGTTGTCTGTGTAGGCGCTCTACAATCTCATTAGACGCGGGATGATAGGCCGCCGTGCGTGACGCCGAGCAACCGGCATAACTCCTGAAACAATTGCGATTCagattggcgtccttgatcggtcgtTATTGTTAAAGGTACGCAGAAACGAGCTATCCATGTATTAAGAAGGGTTGCGGCAACGGTTACCGCTTCCATATCGGCGATGGGTATGGCTTCAGgccaacgcgaaaaacgatcaaTACACTTTAGACAGTATCGGAAGCCTTGGGATTATTGCATCACGATAATGTCTATGTGTATGTGTTCAAATCGACCTGCTAACGGTCCGAACGTTCCGACGGGTGAAGATACGTGCCTGATGACTTTGCGTCGTTGGCATGGGACGCATTGCCGTGTCCGTGTTCGGCAATCTTTGTTTATGGATGGCCAGATGAAACGCGTTGTCATCAGTTTTCGAGTGGCGCGTATCCCCGGATGAGAAAGTTCGTGGAGCGAATTAAATACGTCacgccgcaaggatttcggCACGTACGGTCGTATAACGCCTCCTGATACATcgcaatatattttataaatatcatatatttctAGAAAGGTATTTTCTTTAATCGTGACGCACACGCGCCGGTGTTGATGATGTAGCGTAGTTCATCATCgctttcttgcgcggcggcgagagtttgGTCGTCCACCGA contains:
- the LOC126926594 gene encoding uncharacterized protein LOC126926594 codes for the protein MGNLSTTAAETVYGTSIRLSAEFFLSTEQQVNAEYANWLEERMEKVRPQPGTRHGEKRIFTFKELESSPYVFLRDDAIGDLLQPQFDGSFKVIKRHNKNYTIKINNRDVTVSIDRLKAAFVISDDLEEKSTDSGNILIAIGQTNARDGTGSNNNDQTAEENIRNRRKEATTYKTGDLVAIEGMQDVPGLELRSKHI